The following proteins are encoded in a genomic region of Cryptomeria japonica chromosome 11, Sugi_1.0, whole genome shotgun sequence:
- the LOC131032657 gene encoding protein S40-5, whose translation MERGNSALERPKTKKSCEISGHKNKLWGFQSSNNRENTEEFDEFTEEDVWGVAETEAKQSGCYENGNKGNAVSRKGSKEMNIGVNSSRRMKIPRGWNHYDENGSNQMRYQSAPVNIPDWSQILKSESCKQMNKVGDDYRSDDDGDYEEKIPPHEIVAKQLARSQITSFSVHEGAGRTLKGRDLSRVRNAVWTRTGFFG comes from the coding sequence ATGGAGCGGGGCAATTCTGCGTTGGAAAGACCTAAAACTAAGAAGAGTTGCGAGATTTCGGGTCATAAGAACAAGCTATGGGGGTTTCAGAGTTCCAACAATAGAGAGAATACCGAGGAATTTGATGAGTTTACAGAGGAGGATGTGTGGGGTGTTGCCGAAACAGAGGCGAAACAATCGGGGTGTTATGAAAATGGAAATAAGGGCAATGCAGTATCCAGAAAGGGTAGTAAGGAGATGAACATTGGGGTCAATTCTAGTAGAAGAATGAAAATTCCCAGAGGGTGGAACCATTATGATGAGAATGGCAGTAATCAAATGAGGTATCAGTCTGCTCCTGTTAATATACCTGATTGGTCTCAGATACTCAAGAGTGAGAGTTGCAAGCAAATGAATAAGGTGGGGGATGATTATAGGAGTGATGATGATGGGGATTATGAGGAAAAGATCCCACCTCATGAGATTGTTGCTAAGCAGCTTGCCAGGAGCCAAATAACTTCATTTTCAGTCCATGAAGGAGCTGGAAGGACTCTCAAAGGTAGAGATCTCAGTAGGGTTCGCAATGCAGTCTGGACAAGGACTGGGTTTTTTGGGTGA